A genomic segment from Leptolyngbya boryana PCC 6306 encodes:
- a CDS encoding S8 family serine peptidase, with protein sequence MQSSNLISVAVIDTGADPERVNAAHLLPGLNLSDEGDRNETIDYGTHGTAIAQTILQIAPEVRIVPIKIVNRQGILRNLEAMSIAFEWILEHHDRLNIRVVCAAIADITCSESDEYYAEHPLRPLISQLRNSQVATVAAAGNGYAHHHRQGMAFPAILREVISVGAIAQTPAGLQLANHSQRLHPSTGTGCHTTFFVEPGAPGDTSGAAATVAGRLAKLAQSQTTINEWIDQLEQSCQIVRDEDGLEWEII encoded by the coding sequence ATGCAATCATCGAATCTCATCAGTGTGGCTGTGATCGATACGGGTGCTGATCCTGAGCGAGTGAATGCTGCTCACTTGCTGCCCGGATTAAATTTGAGTGATGAAGGCGATCGCAATGAAACCATCGACTATGGAACGCACGGAACCGCAATTGCTCAAACGATTCTACAGATCGCGCCAGAAGTACGGATTGTTCCGATTAAAATCGTGAATCGGCAAGGGATTCTTCGCAATCTAGAAGCAATGTCGATCGCATTTGAATGGATTCTCGAACATCACGATCGACTGAATATCCGAGTCGTGTGTGCTGCGATCGCAGATATAACCTGTTCTGAATCCGATGAGTACTATGCTGAGCATCCTTTGCGTCCTTTGATTTCTCAGCTCCGAAATTCACAAGTTGCAACGGTTGCAGCAGCCGGAAATGGGTATGCACATCATCATCGGCAAGGCATGGCATTTCCAGCAATTTTGCGAGAAGTGATCAGTGTTGGAGCGATCGCACAAACGCCAGCCGGATTGCAACTCGCAAACCATTCACAACGGCTACATCCTAGTACTGGAACAGGTTGCCATACCACATTTTTTGTAGAACCGGGTGCGCCCGGAGACACGAGCGGAGCCGCCGCAACTGTTGCGGGTCGTCTGGCAAAATTAGCTCAGTCTCAAACAACGATCAATGAATGGATTGATCAGTTAGAACAGTCTTGTCAAATCGTGCGCGATGAGGATGGATTAGAGTGGGAAATCATTTAG
- a CDS encoding anthrone oxygenase family protein, with amino-acid sequence MMTLLNSSLFSFKLFAALGCGLVGGVFFAFSTFVMPALESLQPAQGIAAMQSINIKAINPFFMFAIFGTAAVCLLLAIAALLNWNQSRTAFLLAGGLLYLIGAVGVTIVFNVPLNDALAVVKPESTEGANLWARYLTNWTFWNHIRTIAALIASALFAAS; translated from the coding sequence ATGATGACATTGCTCAATTCGTCGCTGTTTTCATTCAAGCTTTTTGCTGCCCTTGGCTGTGGATTAGTTGGGGGTGTTTTCTTTGCGTTTTCAACCTTTGTGATGCCTGCTCTGGAGAGCCTGCAACCTGCTCAAGGTATTGCAGCCATGCAATCCATCAACATCAAAGCGATTAATCCGTTCTTTATGTTTGCGATCTTCGGTACAGCAGCAGTTTGTCTACTGCTCGCGATCGCTGCATTGCTGAACTGGAATCAATCGCGCACGGCATTTCTTCTAGCAGGCGGATTACTTTATCTCATTGGCGCAGTTGGAGTAACAATCGTATTCAATGTTCCGCTAAATGATGCATTAGCAGTTGTCAAACCAGAGAGTACGGAAGGTGCGAATCTCTGGGCAAGATATTTGACGAATTGGACATTCTGGAACCATATTCGGACAATTGCAGCACTCATTGCATCAGCATTGTTTGCAGCAAGCTAA
- a CDS encoding rhodanese-like domain-containing protein, giving the protein MSFSQITVEDLAQCLDNPNIQFVDVREPWEVEMASLKPFQNLPLSQFSEWAEQIYSQLDPETETLVLCHHGVRSAQMCHWLTQQGFTNVKNISGGIDAYSIVVDRSVPRY; this is encoded by the coding sequence ATGTCCTTTTCTCAAATCACTGTTGAAGACTTGGCTCAATGCCTCGACAATCCAAATATCCAATTTGTCGATGTGCGCGAACCCTGGGAAGTTGAAATGGCTTCTCTAAAGCCGTTTCAAAATCTTCCACTCAGCCAATTTTCGGAATGGGCTGAGCAAATCTACAGCCAGCTTGATCCTGAAACGGAAACATTAGTGCTTTGTCATCATGGCGTGAGATCAGCGCAGATGTGCCACTGGCTCACCCAGCAAGGATTTACCAATGTAAAAAATATCTCAGGTGGAATTGATGCTTACTCGATCGTAGTCGATCGCTCAGTTCCCCGATACTAA
- a CDS encoding FAD-binding domain-containing protein: MSDLILFWHRRDLRISDNLGLAAARARSRKIVGVFCLDPLILDRDDVAPARVKYLIGSLQSLQKRYAEAGSELLIIQADPKEGIPKLARSLNAAAVFFNQDVEPYGRDRDQSVVAALNHLGIEVQTFWDQLLHSPEEIKSGSGTPYTVYSPFWKNWSLQKKKDPAPDLAGVEGLTDSEREQAEGTIELPTEKELGYVWDQPLLLDPGEKAAQERLEEFCASAIYSYQEQRNFPAQSGTSLLSAALKFGVIGVRKVWAATVEIAENRGESDDIRVWRQELAWREFYQHAMYHFPELADGAYRKVLKDFPWENNEKYFQAWCEGKTGYPIIDAAMRQMNSTAWMHNRCRMIVASFLTKDLLVDYRLGEKYFMQRLYDGDLSANNGGWQWSTSSGMDPKPLRIFNPASQAKKFDADAEYIREWLPELRSVETQDLISGKISAAERDRAGYPKPIIDHAVQQRVFKERYAAQKATTGESGGD, translated from the coding sequence ATGTCTGATTTGATTTTGTTTTGGCATCGTCGGGATCTGCGGATTTCTGACAATCTTGGTTTGGCTGCGGCGCGGGCACGATCGCGCAAAATTGTTGGTGTATTTTGTCTTGACCCCTTGATTCTCGATCGCGATGATGTGGCTCCTGCACGAGTGAAGTATTTGATCGGAAGCTTGCAGTCTTTGCAGAAAAGATATGCAGAGGCAGGCAGCGAATTGCTGATCATTCAAGCCGATCCGAAAGAGGGAATTCCGAAATTAGCACGATCGTTGAATGCTGCGGCTGTGTTTTTCAATCAAGATGTGGAACCGTATGGACGCGATCGCGATCAATCTGTAGTTGCTGCTCTGAATCATCTGGGTATTGAAGTACAGACATTCTGGGATCAATTGCTGCATTCACCTGAAGAAATCAAATCAGGATCAGGCACACCTTACACGGTGTATTCTCCATTTTGGAAAAATTGGAGCCTCCAGAAGAAAAAAGACCCCGCACCGGATCTCGCAGGTGTAGAAGGATTGACTGATTCAGAGCGAGAGCAAGCAGAAGGCACGATCGAGCTACCAACCGAAAAGGAACTTGGGTACGTTTGGGATCAGCCTCTCCTACTTGATCCGGGTGAAAAAGCAGCCCAGGAAAGACTCGAAGAATTTTGCGCTAGTGCAATTTACTCGTATCAAGAACAACGGAATTTTCCGGCTCAGTCTGGAACGTCTTTACTCAGTGCTGCATTGAAATTTGGCGTGATTGGAGTTCGGAAGGTTTGGGCAGCGACCGTTGAGATAGCCGAGAATCGCGGAGAAAGTGATGATATTCGAGTTTGGCGGCAGGAGCTTGCTTGGCGCGAGTTTTATCAACATGCGATGTATCATTTTCCTGAATTAGCAGACGGCGCTTACCGCAAAGTTCTCAAGGATTTTCCTTGGGAGAATAACGAGAAGTATTTTCAGGCTTGGTGCGAAGGCAAAACGGGCTATCCGATCATTGATGCAGCGATGCGACAGATGAATTCAACCGCTTGGATGCACAATCGCTGTCGCATGATTGTGGCAAGCTTTTTGACGAAAGATTTGCTGGTCGATTATCGGCTCGGTGAGAAGTACTTTATGCAGCGATTGTATGATGGCGATTTGTCGGCAAACAATGGTGGCTGGCAGTGGAGTACTTCGAGCGGAATGGATCCAAAGCCGTTGCGAATTTTTAATCCAGCGAGTCAGGCGAAGAAGTTTGACGCAGATGCCGAATATATTCGCGAATGGTTGCCAGAATTGCGAAGTGTAGAGACGCAAGATTTGATTTCGGGCAAGATTTCGGCAGCAGAGCGCGATCGAGCCGGATATCCAAAGCCGATCATTGATCACGCGGTGCAGCAACGAGTTTTTAAGGAACGGTATGCAGCGCAGAAGGCGACAACCGGAGAGAGTGGGGGTGATTGA
- a CDS encoding NUDIX hydrolase: MSLGSEPPQLLKQRLLYKGRKFNFEVNHLRLPNRAEGDWECIRHPGGALVIPVTPDGKLVLVKQYRFAVQRRLYEFPAGTVEKGEDPLETVQREIQEETGYTSENWKKLGEFFLAPGYSDEVIYAFLATDVTIVDQPPPQDDDEDIETVLMSAQEVEAAIHAGDLADSKSISSFFLARSLLSDS; this comes from the coding sequence ATGTCTCTGGGATCAGAACCTCCTCAACTCCTCAAACAACGCCTTTTGTACAAAGGGCGGAAGTTTAACTTTGAAGTCAATCATTTGCGGCTGCCGAATCGGGCAGAGGGCGACTGGGAATGTATTCGGCATCCGGGCGGTGCTTTAGTGATTCCAGTTACGCCCGATGGAAAGTTGGTGCTGGTGAAGCAATATCGATTTGCCGTGCAGCGTCGATTGTATGAGTTTCCAGCGGGGACAGTCGAGAAAGGAGAAGATCCGCTCGAAACTGTGCAACGTGAGATTCAGGAAGAGACAGGATATACCTCAGAGAATTGGAAGAAGTTGGGAGAGTTTTTCTTAGCTCCGGGCTATTCGGATGAGGTGATTTATGCGTTTCTCGCAACAGACGTGACGATTGTGGATCAACCTCCTCCTCAAGATGACGATGAGGATATTGAAACTGTGTTAATGTCTGCGCAAGAGGTAGAAGCGGCAATCCACGCCGGAGATCTTGCAGATTCTAAGTCGATTTCTAGCTTCTTTTTAGCCCGATCTTTGTTGTCCGATTCCTAA
- the folK gene encoding 2-amino-4-hydroxy-6-hydroxymethyldihydropteridine diphosphokinase produces the protein MKYAIALGSNLGDSQAILESALGRLETVIARSSWYQTKAVTLPDSPPQPDYLNGCAILETSLEPLDLLAKLQQIEAEFGRIRHQKWDARTLDLDILLFDDVVFQTKTLCIPHPRMSDRAFVLVPLAEIAPDWRHPQLNRSIAELAQFVDGSGVRKL, from the coding sequence ATGAAATACGCGATCGCACTTGGCAGTAACTTAGGAGATTCTCAAGCCATTCTAGAATCTGCGCTCGGTCGATTAGAAACTGTGATTGCGCGATCGTCTTGGTATCAGACCAAAGCCGTCACCTTACCCGATAGCCCCCCTCAGCCTGACTATCTCAACGGGTGCGCCATTCTCGAAACTTCATTAGAACCCCTTGACCTCTTGGCAAAACTTCAGCAAATTGAAGCGGAGTTTGGACGAATTCGACACCAAAAATGGGATGCTCGCACGCTTGACTTGGACATTTTGCTGTTTGATGATGTAGTATTCCAAACCAAGACGCTCTGCATTCCACATCCTCGGATGAGCGATCGCGCTTTTGTGCTGGTGCCATTAGCCGAAATCGCCCCCGATTGGAGACATCCCCAATTGAATCGTTCGATCGCTGAACTGGCTCAATTCGTCGATGGCTCTGGTGTCAGAAAGCTCTGA
- a CDS encoding toll/interleukin-1 receptor domain-containing protein has translation MFVSYSHRDELLRDELAKHLSILKRQGVIKEWHDREISPGSEWKGEIDSHLNSAQIILLLISADFLASDYCYDIELTKALERHDRKEACVIPIILRPVDWNDAPFGKLQALPENAVPVTKWENLDDAFLSVTRGIRQTIERLKQAHHDKLEQPERERQNSPKLGQIKEHQERQQQAVQQPSEQDTPQQNNKQVRKHDCLVKRLPWSPLICLVLGYGLLGFLLSVSAAEIRVWALTLAGVLIEAGAWVSVKAWAWAWVLVGAWALSGALYGALGKVLNGSGASVAVGIWTLVFAGVWAGKQLLESFSRIDTCFILAFTSTIGLALGALTYWITHR, from the coding sequence GTGTTCGTCTCGTATTCACATCGAGACGAGTTGTTGCGGGATGAATTGGCAAAGCATCTGAGTATTCTGAAGCGTCAGGGCGTGATTAAAGAGTGGCACGATCGAGAAATTAGCCCAGGATCAGAATGGAAAGGCGAGATCGATTCTCATCTGAATTCGGCGCAGATTATTTTGTTGCTGATTAGCGCAGATTTTTTGGCTTCAGATTATTGTTATGACATTGAATTGACAAAAGCGTTGGAGAGGCACGACCGCAAAGAAGCCTGCGTCATCCCGATTATTTTGCGCCCTGTCGATTGGAATGACGCTCCGTTTGGAAAACTCCAAGCGCTACCTGAGAATGCTGTACCTGTGACCAAATGGGAAAATCTTGACGATGCTTTTCTCAGCGTGACGCGGGGGATTCGTCAGACGATAGAACGATTGAAACAAGCACATCACGATAAGCTAGAACAACCAGAGAGAGAACGACAAAACTCACCAAAACTAGGTCAAATTAAAGAACATCAGGAAAGACAGCAGCAAGCTGTGCAACAGCCATCTGAGCAAGACACCCCTCAGCAAAATAATAAACAAGTCAGAAAGCATGATTGTCTAGTCAAAAGACTACCTTGGAGTCCGCTAATCTGCCTTGTATTAGGGTATGGTCTGTTAGGCTTTTTACTATCCGTATCTGCTGCTGAGATTCGAGTGTGGGCTTTGACTTTGGCTGGGGTTTTGATTGAGGCTGGAGCTTGGGTTTCGGTGAAGGCTTGGGCTTGGGCTTGGGTTCTCGTTGGAGCGTGGGCTTTGTCTGGAGCTTTATATGGAGCTTTAGGTAAGGTGTTAAATGGATCTGGTGCTAGTGTTGCAGTTGGAATATGGACTTTGGTTTTTGCTGGGGTTTGGGCTGGGAAACAGCTTTTGGAGTCGTTCAGTAGAATTGATACATGTTTTATTTTGGCTTTCACTTCAACGATCGGTTTAGCACTTGGAGCTTTAACCTACTGGATCACTCATCGCTGA
- a CDS encoding Uma2 family endonuclease: MNVPTLKRFTIEEYHRLIKLGFFQEDDRIELIRGQLIHKIQKSTAHSACNTRLTRQLIDLLEDQATIQNQSPITLANNSEPEPDLAIVQNRPDDYLSGHPRPEDILLVIEISDLSLTYDQETKLEMYAEDKIQNYWIFNLLDRVLEMYSEPYGKSDSEFGYRVKRIALPNEVVKLPQLSDLELDLSIVFPLQQNFER; encoded by the coding sequence ATGAATGTGCCAACGCTAAAACGGTTCACGATCGAGGAATATCACCGCTTAATCAAGTTGGGATTTTTCCAGGAAGACGATCGTATTGAATTGATTCGGGGGCAGTTAATTCACAAGATACAGAAAAGCACTGCGCACTCAGCGTGTAATACTCGTCTGACTCGGCAATTGATAGATCTGTTAGAAGATCAAGCAACGATACAAAATCAATCTCCAATCACTTTAGCGAACAATAGTGAACCAGAACCTGATCTTGCAATTGTTCAGAATCGCCCGGATGATTATCTTTCAGGACATCCTAGACCGGAAGATATTTTACTCGTAATTGAAATTTCAGATTTGTCTCTCACCTACGATCAAGAGACGAAATTAGAGATGTATGCGGAGGATAAAATTCAAAATTATTGGATTTTCAATCTCCTCGATCGCGTTTTAGAAATGTATAGCGAACCGTATGGTAAGTCAGATTCAGAATTTGGTTATCGAGTGAAGCGGATTGCTTTACCAAACGAGGTAGTGAAGCTGCCCCAGTTATCGGATTTGGAGCTGGATTTATCGATCGTATTCCCCCTACAGCAGAACTTTGAGCGCTAG
- a CDS encoding cysteine desulfurase family protein, whose translation MRPIYLDNHSTTRVDDRVLAAMLPYFTEHYGNPASVTHAYGWEAEAAVKQAREIIADKIGATPEEIIFTSGATEANNLAIKGVAEAYFSQGRHIITVQTEHNAVLDPCRYLESLGFEVTYLGVDRFGLIDLEELEKAMREDTILVSIMAANNEIGVIQPIDQIGELCHSRNVLFHTDAAQAIGKIPLTVKNIDLMSITGHKLYAPKGIGALYVRRKNPRVQLSAQLHGGGHERGMRSGTLYTPQIVGLGKAIELAEPEEKIRVLRDRLWQQLNIEGIHLNGHPTQRLPGNLNISIENVDGQALILGVQSTIAVSSGSACTSAKIEPSHVLTAIGVPDELAFASIRFGIGRFNTEADIDQAAQCVLQTVKALRS comes from the coding sequence ATGCGTCCCATTTATCTCGATAATCATTCAACCACACGAGTAGACGATCGCGTTTTAGCCGCAATGCTTCCCTACTTCACTGAGCATTACGGCAATCCTGCGAGTGTGACTCATGCGTACGGATGGGAAGCAGAAGCCGCTGTCAAACAAGCACGAGAAATCATCGCCGATAAGATAGGCGCAACTCCAGAAGAAATTATTTTTACTAGCGGTGCAACTGAAGCAAATAATTTAGCCATCAAAGGCGTTGCAGAAGCTTACTTTAGCCAAGGACGACATATTATCACGGTTCAAACTGAGCACAATGCAGTATTAGATCCTTGCCGGTATTTAGAATCGCTTGGATTTGAAGTGACTTACTTAGGAGTCGATCGCTTTGGCTTAATTGATCTAGAAGAACTCGAAAAAGCCATGCGAGAAGATACAATTCTAGTCTCGATTATGGCTGCAAATAATGAAATCGGAGTCATTCAACCGATTGATCAGATTGGCGAACTTTGTCATAGTCGCAATGTCCTGTTTCACACCGATGCAGCACAGGCCATTGGTAAAATTCCCCTGACTGTGAAAAATATTGATCTCATGTCGATTACAGGGCACAAGCTCTATGCACCTAAAGGCATTGGAGCTTTGTATGTTCGGCGCAAAAATCCGCGAGTTCAACTCTCTGCCCAGTTACATGGAGGCGGACATGAGCGAGGAATGCGATCGGGAACACTGTACACGCCTCAAATTGTCGGACTCGGTAAAGCGATCGAGCTTGCTGAACCAGAAGAAAAAATTCGAGTCCTGCGCGATCGCTTATGGCAGCAGTTGAACATTGAAGGCATCCATCTCAACGGACATCCCACTCAACGTCTTCCCGGAAACCTAAATATCAGCATTGAGAATGTCGATGGACAAGCTCTCATCCTCGGAGTGCAATCCACGATCGCGGTTTCATCCGGTTCTGCTTGTACCTCTGCAAAAATTGAACCTTCCCATGTTTTAACCGCGATCGGTGTCCCTGATGAATTAGCCTTTGCTTCGATCCGATTTGGCATTGGCAGATTCAATACAGAGGCAGACATTGATCAAGCAGCACAATGTGTTTTGCAGACTGTCAAAGCGTTACGAAGCTAG
- a CDS encoding cofactor assembly of complex C subunit B, with the protein MAKSDPNRILRLLPIAVGVLGGSLLFTNRILTPALTDSQARSDALGVILSAILILTGLIWQQIQPRTPDSVELIGEEGFDLDPDLPEAVKTELAWASHILLTNTVTRSLIVFYRGKVLLRRGILSPVKEVKPGAILARVLEKQKPIYLVALNVYPGKIEFDYLPENTQGVICQPIGKEGVLILGANAPRSFTKQDENWVSAIAEKLDYSLSQLSI; encoded by the coding sequence ATGGCAAAGTCTGATCCGAATCGAATTTTACGCCTTTTACCGATCGCAGTTGGCGTTTTGGGTGGAAGTTTGTTGTTTACGAATCGAATTCTCACCCCTGCTCTCACTGATTCTCAAGCGCGATCGGATGCCTTGGGTGTGATTTTGAGCGCGATTCTGATTTTGACGGGCTTAATCTGGCAGCAAATCCAGCCTCGTACACCTGATAGTGTCGAATTAATCGGTGAAGAAGGGTTTGATCTCGATCCAGACTTACCGGAAGCTGTAAAGACTGAGTTAGCATGGGCTTCTCATATTCTGCTGACGAATACGGTAACGCGATCGCTGATTGTTTTCTATCGCGGCAAAGTGCTGCTGCGTCGTGGCATTCTTAGCCCTGTGAAAGAGGTAAAACCGGGCGCAATCTTAGCGCGAGTTCTCGAGAAGCAAAAACCGATTTATCTCGTCGCACTCAATGTTTATCCTGGCAAGATTGAGTTTGACTATCTGCCCGAAAATACGCAGGGTGTGATTTGTCAGCCCATCGGTAAAGAAGGCGTTTTGATTTTAGGAGCGAATGCACCTCGAAGCTTTACCAAGCAAGATGAAAATTGGGTGAGTGCGATCGCGGAAAAACTCGATTACAGCTTGAGCCAATTATCAATTTGA
- a CDS encoding D-alanyl-D-alanine carboxypeptidase → MLDLLSAGLLSGWLKMAGLPTSFDPSEMLDRVTVQTPFWQASDPDAEKVVKDYLKFLNSQGLKANEQGIWLQSGANLLLSNQGTTPVPAASLTKVATSLAALQTWGVDHQFETLIGTTGAIENGVLQGDLVIQGGGDPLFVWEDAIALGNALNQLGITRVTGDLVITGSFMLNFRESTLQSGELLKQALNSKTWDSDIRDEFGEVSGKRPTIEIKGKVRTGAANQPTILLKHRSLPLVHVLKHLNVHSQNEMAQMLANNLGGVKTVIEKASSAANVSPNELLLANGSGLGVENRISPHAACAMFAALDRTLYPLNLSIADFFPASGIDRNGTLEDRSVPEHAVIKTGTLREVSALAGVLPTRDRGLIYFAVINRGTDILELRYQQDLLLQALQKVWGANIDATVVQPSPWLKKTPSAQRIEVVQRG, encoded by the coding sequence TTGCTGGATCTGTTGAGTGCAGGATTACTGTCAGGGTGGCTGAAAATGGCGGGATTACCCACCTCATTTGATCCGAGCGAAATGCTCGATCGCGTCACGGTTCAGACTCCATTCTGGCAGGCGAGCGATCCAGATGCAGAAAAAGTGGTCAAAGATTATCTGAAATTCCTCAACAGCCAAGGATTAAAGGCGAATGAGCAAGGAATTTGGCTGCAATCTGGCGCGAATCTGCTGCTTAGCAATCAAGGTACAACTCCTGTGCCAGCAGCTTCTCTGACCAAAGTTGCAACTTCGCTGGCAGCCTTACAGACTTGGGGAGTCGATCACCAATTTGAGACGCTGATCGGTACAACTGGAGCCATTGAAAATGGTGTGTTACAGGGGGATTTAGTCATTCAAGGTGGTGGTGATCCTCTGTTTGTCTGGGAAGATGCGATCGCGCTTGGCAATGCCTTAAATCAACTTGGAATTACTCGTGTGACAGGAGATTTAGTTATCACAGGTAGCTTTATGCTCAACTTTCGAGAGAGCACTCTGCAGTCCGGTGAACTGCTCAAACAAGCACTCAACTCAAAAACGTGGGATTCTGACATTCGTGATGAATTTGGGGAAGTTTCAGGAAAACGTCCAACCATTGAAATCAAAGGAAAAGTCAGAACTGGAGCGGCTAACCAACCGACTATTTTGTTAAAACATCGATCGCTACCTTTAGTGCATGTGCTCAAACATCTCAATGTTCATAGCCAAAATGAGATGGCGCAGATGCTAGCAAATAACTTAGGAGGCGTGAAGACTGTGATTGAAAAAGCATCTTCAGCCGCAAACGTTTCACCCAATGAACTCTTGCTAGCAAATGGGTCTGGACTCGGAGTTGAAAATCGCATCTCTCCTCATGCAGCTTGTGCCATGTTTGCAGCCCTCGATCGTACTCTGTATCCATTAAACTTGTCGATCGCTGATTTCTTCCCGGCTTCCGGTATCGATCGCAACGGAACCCTAGAAGATCGCTCAGTGCCAGAACACGCCGTCATTAAAACCGGAACTCTCAGAGAAGTGAGCGCTCTAGCAGGAGTGTTACCAACTCGCGATCGCGGTTTGATCTATTTCGCGGTGATCAATCGCGGCACTGACATTCTGGAACTGCGATATCAACAAGATTTACTCCTGCAAGCTTTGCAGAAAGTATGGGGTGCAAACATCGATGCAACTGTGGTTCAGCCGAGTCCGTGGTTAAAGAAAACGCCATCAGCACAACGCATTGAGGTCGTTCAGCGAGGGTAA
- a CDS encoding Hsp20/alpha crystallin family protein: MMTSTRLQEMEMARRQFNQLFSELMPTRETTWSPAIEFTATEAEFILRAQLPGIAAKDVDVQIGQDTVSISGEHKLEATEAKGLRSEFRYGKFRRVISLPAPVQNDQAKAELKDGILTLTLPRLQAVKPTIVKLNLVESEAQAEETADVWNS, translated from the coding sequence ATGATGACTTCTACTCGTTTGCAAGAAATGGAAATGGCACGTCGTCAGTTTAATCAACTCTTCAGCGAACTGATGCCGACTCGCGAAACCACTTGGTCGCCTGCGATCGAATTCACTGCGACAGAAGCCGAATTCATCCTTCGTGCTCAACTTCCTGGTATCGCTGCCAAAGACGTTGATGTCCAAATCGGACAAGACACCGTTTCGATCTCAGGCGAGCACAAATTAGAAGCGACAGAAGCCAAAGGACTCCGTTCTGAATTCCGTTATGGCAAATTCCGCCGCGTGATTTCGCTGCCTGCACCTGTGCAAAACGATCAAGCCAAGGCTGAATTGAAAGACGGTATCTTGACCCTCACCCTACCTCGTCTACAAGCCGTGAAACCCACGATCGTCAAACTCAATCTCGTCGAATCAGAAGCGCAAGCTGAAGAAACGGCAGACGTTTGGAACTCCTAA